Below is a genomic region from Alphaproteobacteria bacterium SS10.
GGCCCAGACTGGTGACCCAACCGGCACCGGCACTGGCGGCAGCGGCATCAAACTGCCGGCTGAATTCACCGACACCAACTTCGGTCGCGGTACGATTGGCATGGCCCGTACCCAGGACCCAAATAGCGGCGATAGCCAATGGTTCATCTGCTTCAATAACTGCAGCTTCCTGAACGGTCAGTACACCGTTTGGGGCCAGGTTATTGACGGTATGGAGCATGTCGATGCCATCACCCGCGGCGAGCCGCCCGCGGATCCTGACGAGATCGTCAAACTGCAAGTTGCAGCCGACGCTGAGTAACAGCTGAGAAGCAAGCCGAAGCGACCTCAGTTTTGATGTCGCATCGGTTTGTTTGCATACCAATGTTGCGAAAAAAGCGCACCCCGGGGCCGCCTACCTGAATGGTAAGGCGGCCTTGTTATGTCAGCTTGAATGTACGGCTTGAACTAGCTAACAACTTGGCGTTGTGCCGCCATAGCTGCGGGTTTCGCGCTTTTGCAGGCACCGCCAAGATGACCAACCAGCTAGCCATACGGCTGCGGTGTAGCGACAAAACCACGTCGCAGAAGCGCCACAGACCAAAGAGCCATAAGGCACAGGGCAAGTTGGACACTGCTTTTAACCGCCAAGAACGGCAAAAAAGAACACCGAGCCCGGATCGAGCATGAAGGGCCAACAGGTTTTGAAGGGGAGGCACGGCAAATGCGCAAGCGCATGACCGAGACTTTATTCGACAGCACGGCTCTCAAGCCATGCACCTACGCTGCAGCACTCGCAACCGGCACGTTCCTGGCGATGACCGCTGTCACCCCAGCCCAGGCTGAATCGTTTACCTATTACGGTTACGACATCGCCTTCGACACGACGGTTACCGCTGGTAGCTTGTTCCGGGTTGAAGATCGCGATCCCGATCTGATCGGTGTTGCCAATGGCGGTAACTACCTGTCGATCAACGGTGACGACGGTAACCTCAACTACGATACCGGTCCGGTCTCCGTGGCACTTAGCGTGAACCACGAGCTTGAGATCCAGAAAGACAACTACGGTGCGTTCTTCCGCGTTGGCTATTTCTACGACTTCCTGAATGCCAATGAGGACAACACCCAATTCCGTGACCTCGATGACGATGCGATCAACCGCATTGGTCGCGATATTGATCTGTTCGATGCCTATATCGATGCCAGCTACGACATCGAGGGCACCCTGGTTGATATCCGCCTTGGTAACCAGGTCCTGAACTGGGGTGAGAGCACGTTCATCCAGAACGGTATCAACGTCATTAACCCAATCGACGTTAGCCGCCTGCGCGTTCCTGGCTCCCAGATCCGTGACGCCCTGACGCCAGTGCCGATCATCGACATTAATGTCGGCCTCACCGACAACTTCAGCATTGAAGGTTTCGCACAGTTCCTTTGGGAAGCGACCGAGCCAGAAGCGCTGGGTACCTTCTTCAGCACCACTGACATTGCGTCACCTGGTGCGAGCCAGGTCTTCCTCGGCTTCGGTAACCCGCTGGTTCCAGATATCGAGCAGTCAGTTGTGACGCCAGTGACCCCGCTGGGTTCACGCGCCACCCGAACCTCAGACAACAACCCATCTGACCTTGGTCAGTTTGGTCTTGCCGCTCGTTACTTCTCACCTGAGTTGAACGACACTGAGTTCGGCCTCTACTACATCAACTATCACAGCCGCCTACCACTGATCAGCGCCAACACTGGCTCGATCACTGACCTGCTTGGCGTGACCGCTGATAACTATGCCGATGGCACCCAGTACTTCCTGGAGTATCCAGAGGATATCTCACTCTTCGGTGCGAGCTTTAACACCACCCTGGACCGCCTTGGTCTTCGTGGCCTGTCCCTGCAGGGTGAATACTCCCTGAAAATCGATCAGCCGCTGCAGGTCGATGACGTGGAACTGCTCCAGGCAGCGGTTGC
It encodes:
- a CDS encoding peptidylprolyl isomerase, with the protein product MTSTDDAQAVDPENTLLLDLKSGQVTIQLRPDLAPRHVDRIKELTRQNFYNGIVFHRVIDGFMAQTGDPTGTGTGGSGIKLPAEFTDTNFGRGTIGMARTQDPNSGDSQWFICFNNCSFLNGQYTVWGQVIDGMEHVDAITRGEPPADPDEIVKLQVAADAE
- a CDS encoding DUF1302 domain-containing protein, translating into MTETLFDSTALKPCTYAAALATGTFLAMTAVTPAQAESFTYYGYDIAFDTTVTAGSLFRVEDRDPDLIGVANGGNYLSINGDDGNLNYDTGPVSVALSVNHELEIQKDNYGAFFRVGYFYDFLNANEDNTQFRDLDDDAINRIGRDIDLFDAYIDASYDIEGTLVDIRLGNQVLNWGESTFIQNGINVINPIDVSRLRVPGSQIRDALTPVPIIDINVGLTDNFSIEGFAQFLWEATEPEALGTFFSTTDIASPGASQVFLGFGNPLVPDIEQSVVTPVTPLGSRATRTSDNNPSDLGQFGLAARYFSPELNDTEFGLYYINYHSRLPLISANTGSITDLLGVTADNYADGTQYFLEYPEDISLFGASFNTTLDRLGLRGLSLQGEYSLKIDQPLQVDDVELLQAAVAPGAVAGACSADPTSASCQDTIAAFNTNQIISDLGGISLGNFQDFFDQDISGFRNFDVSQAQITATQLFGPNLGANQVVLLGEAGFTYIHDFPSAGELRFEGPGTVVGGNPVLAGPEGFVTDGFGDQFSWGYVLAARADYLNAIGPVNISPTMSFSHNVGGTTPAPLGNFVEDRMAVSVGFTATYQNQLAFSAQYTNFFGGGDQNLLRDRDFVSVSLSYSF